CCTGGTGGCAGTGGCAGCATGGTACCGATACGATCGACTATGCCATGAGCACGTCGGTGGCCGCCGGCGAGGCGGGGCTGGACGGTGTCGGCGGCAGTCTGCTGTGGCTGGTCGAGCAACTGCTGACGCGCGGCATACTCTCCGGCTTGCTGCTGGGACTGGGCGTTTGGCTCTGGCGCCGGCGCCGCCCCTCCGGCGCAAGCCCCTCAGCCGTCGGCGTGGTTTCCACCCAGGCCAAAACGCCTGTCAGTCCGGCCTTCTTTCTGCTGGCCTGGGGCGGCCTGCCTCTGTTGCTGATGTTGCTGATGGGTCTGCTGTTCGGCTCTGTGCTGCAGCGCCATTGGGGTGTGGCATACCTGCCGGCCTGCATGGCAGGCGCCATGCTGCTGGCCCGTCGTATTGACTGGCCGGCAGTGCTGGCTCGCCCGGTGCTGTGCATCTTCATCGTGCTGCAGGCGCTACTCATGCTGCAGGTGGTGCTGACCTCGTCCTACGGCCTGTCCGGATTCCGCAACCGCGCCTGGCGCAATTTCGATGCCGCGCGCGTGGCGGCCGCCATGGCGCCGCAGGTGCATAAGGCGCTGGACGGAACGGTGCGCGTGCTGATCGGACCCAGCAAGGAAACGGGCGCGATTTCGCTGAATCTGCCAGAGCGCCCACTGGTGCTGCTCAGCAACAACTACCGCTGGAGCCCGTGGGTGCCGCAAGACCTGGTGGCCCGCTGCGGCGCTGTGAAGATCGAGGTGGAATACCGCAACGCAGTTCCGCTGCCGCCAGTGCCGCCTTCGGCCGTTGGCGGCCGAGTCGAGAATCTCGGAGGCGGCATCACCGCCGTGCAGTGGACGGTTCAAATGCCCCAGCCAGGCCAGCCGCCATGCCCTGCGCTATGATGAAACATCCCTGTCCCACAGTGATTGCTGTCCATGCCCAACAAGGCCTCCACTTCTGCTGATTCCTCGAAGTCTGCCGGCACCCTGTCCTGCGTGGTTCCGGCCTATAACGAGGCGGACAATCTCGCACGGCTGCTGCCCATGCTGCACGATGAACTGGATCGCACCGGGATGGCGTGGGAAATCATCGTCGTCAACGACGGCAGCCGTGACCATACCTTCGACACGCTGGCGAGCCTGAGCGAGCAGATCAGGGGGGTGCGCGCCGTGCATTTCTCGCGCAACTTCGGCAAGGAAGCGGCGATCACGGCTGGCATCGACATGGCGCACGGCGATGCCGTCATCATCATGGACGCCGACCTTCAGCATTCGCCTTCCCTGATTCCGGTGATGCTGCAGCACTGGCGCGAGGGCGCCGAGGTGGTATATGCCATCCGCAGCCACCGCGAGGACGAAAAGCCGCTCAAGCAGATCGGCACCCGCCTGTTCTACCGTGCCGTCAACCGCGGTGCCCGTTTCGGCATACCCCCCGACGCCGGCGATTTCCGCCTGATGGATCGCAAGGTCGTGCTGGCGCTGCGCCGCCTGCCCGAGCGCAACCGTTTCATGAAAGGGCTGTATGCCTGGGCGGGCTTCCGTACCGTGGCCATTCCCTATCAAC
The DNA window shown above is from Brachymonas denitrificans and carries:
- a CDS encoding ArnT family glycosyltransferase, encoding MMFPFLRAIADARAPIRARWIGLFLLVYGALWLLVHGGTVLVPPMDNIEQLIWVRKLEWGYYKHPPLTTVLLWPLVQLFGLHGWVTYVLGATLTLGALGLLWWLLRRMHDSRFATIALLAMLCITNIGGRLHFYNHNTTLLLFTVLSAVAAWLALEQRRWTWWALLGLSLGAGALAKYQIGLSVAALLLVWWRARGWKDPVQLGGLFLAGVISMLVFAPHAWWQWQHGTDTIDYAMSTSVAAGEAGLDGVGGSLLWLVEQLLTRGILSGLLLGLGVWLWRRRRPSGASPSAVGVVSTQAKTPVSPAFFLLAWGGLPLLLMLLMGLLFGSVLQRHWGVAYLPACMAGAMLLARRIDWPAVLARPVLCIFIVLQALLMLQVVLTSSYGLSGFRNRAWRNFDAARVAAAMAPQVHKALDGTVRVLIGPSKETGAISLNLPERPLVLLSNNYRWSPWVPQDLVARCGAVKIEVEYRNAVPLPPVPPSAVGGRVENLGGGITAVQWTVQMPQPGQPPCPAL
- a CDS encoding glycosyltransferase family 2 protein, translated to MPNKASTSADSSKSAGTLSCVVPAYNEADNLARLLPMLHDELDRTGMAWEIIVVNDGSRDHTFDTLASLSEQIRGVRAVHFSRNFGKEAAITAGIDMAHGDAVIIMDADLQHSPSLIPVMLQHWREGAEVVYAIRSHREDEKPLKQIGTRLFYRAVNRGARFGIPPDAGDFRLMDRKVVLALRRLPERNRFMKGLYAWAGFRTVAIPYQPLTRESGLSHFNAIKLLHFAIDGMTAFTTWPLRVVTLIGLLAAVVAFLYGSWVVLSYFIWGNHVSGWSTLIVCILLFSSLQMMSLGVMGEYIARIFEEVKRRPVYIVSEEHGSGLPRKRRNTLYPLSGGANTVHPDLPDPLPDDVTLQ